Proteins from a single region of Flaviflexus salsibiostraticola:
- a CDS encoding ABC transporter substrate-binding protein codes for MKRRKTYSLIAATAAAALVLSACTADSDDAEETTGGTDTETTDGGDNGDAAGPDGVVSFTTGADEYNGYNGFLSSTYSTHNSVINERMSTGFGFFNANGEWQNGTDLGSYEMISDDPLTVEYTINEEAVYQGGTPITCEDYYMDWVSQNPQWILDGQAEAGNTNEDGSGAPLFDHVSDSGTYALPVENGPECETGDKSFTVTYNAPNPDWELVISSALPSHVMAEKVGLSKEELFEAFKNEDFEVAQQVADAWNNWYSPNPGEIQPIEEVPSFGPFTYMEGGWQPGEYITLVPNPDWWGEAPGVEELVFRFIAPEGQLQALENQDVNVIEPQGTQVALDSLEAMDGIEILTGPTMIWEHLDYNWAEGSVFSDANGGFELREAFAYCAPREDIVERLVRPLDEETEVMNLREYFPSDADYDEVLDAAYDGRYDTVDIERATELVEASGVENPTVRIGYSAPNQRRSDTVALIQSSCAEAGITVEDIGSADFFAPGGALDTGNYDIALFAWSGSGQIVSGRNIYHTNGQQNYHAWSNETVDAEWDKINGSLDENVWLESKKIIETELWNDLFNLPIYAHPGIVAHTEGLQNVERNLTQTGVVWNAEEWTW; via the coding sequence GTGAAGCGTAGAAAGACATATTCGCTTATCGCTGCGACGGCCGCTGCAGCATTGGTGCTCAGCGCATGTACCGCGGATAGCGATGACGCAGAAGAGACAACAGGTGGGACCGACACGGAGACCACCGACGGCGGCGACAACGGCGACGCCGCTGGCCCCGACGGCGTCGTGTCGTTCACGACGGGCGCCGATGAGTACAACGGCTACAACGGTTTCCTGTCGAGCACGTACTCGACCCACAACTCGGTCATCAACGAGCGCATGTCGACGGGCTTCGGCTTCTTCAATGCGAACGGCGAATGGCAGAACGGCACCGACCTCGGCTCGTACGAGATGATCTCGGATGACCCGCTGACCGTGGAATACACGATCAACGAGGAGGCCGTCTACCAGGGTGGCACCCCGATCACGTGCGAGGATTACTACATGGACTGGGTCTCCCAGAACCCGCAGTGGATCCTCGACGGCCAAGCAGAAGCCGGCAACACGAACGAGGACGGCAGCGGCGCCCCCCTGTTCGACCACGTCTCTGACTCCGGCACCTACGCGCTCCCCGTTGAGAACGGCCCCGAGTGCGAGACCGGCGACAAGTCGTTCACCGTCACCTACAACGCACCGAACCCCGACTGGGAGCTCGTGATCTCCTCGGCGCTTCCGTCACACGTCATGGCCGAGAAGGTCGGACTGTCGAAGGAAGAGCTGTTCGAGGCCTTCAAGAACGAGGACTTCGAGGTGGCCCAGCAGGTCGCCGACGCGTGGAACAACTGGTACTCCCCGAACCCGGGCGAGATCCAGCCCATCGAAGAGGTTCCCTCCTTCGGTCCCTTCACCTACATGGAGGGTGGCTGGCAGCCCGGCGAGTACATCACGCTCGTCCCGAACCCGGACTGGTGGGGCGAGGCCCCCGGCGTTGAAGAGCTCGTCTTCCGCTTCATCGCTCCCGAGGGTCAGCTCCAGGCACTCGAGAACCAGGACGTCAACGTCATCGAGCCGCAGGGCACCCAGGTCGCACTCGACTCGCTCGAGGCGATGGACGGCATCGAGATCCTCACGGGTCCGACCATGATCTGGGAGCACCTCGACTACAACTGGGCCGAAGGCTCCGTCTTCTCTGATGCGAACGGCGGCTTCGAGCTCCGTGAGGCATTCGCCTACTGTGCACCGCGCGAAGACATCGTCGAGCGTCTCGTCCGTCCCCTCGATGAGGAGACTGAGGTCATGAACCTCCGCGAGTACTTCCCGAGCGATGCCGACTACGACGAGGTCCTCGACGCAGCCTACGACGGCCGCTACGACACCGTTGACATCGAACGTGCGACCGAGCTCGTCGAGGCCTCCGGCGTCGAGAACCCGACCGTCCGCATCGGCTACTCCGCACCGAACCAGCGTCGCTCCGACACTGTCGCTCTGATCCAGTCCTCCTGTGCAGAGGCCGGCATCACCGTTGAGGACATCGGCTCCGCCGACTTCTTCGCACCGGGTGGCGCCCTCGACACCGGCAACTACGACATTGCGCTCTTCGCATGGTCCGGCTCCGGCCAGATCGTCTCGGGCCGCAACATCTACCACACCAATGGTCAGCAGAACTACCACGCGTGGTCGAACGAGACCGTCGACGCCGAGTGGGACAAGATCAATGGCAGCCTCGACGAGAACGTCTGGCTCGAGTCGAAGAAGATCATCGAGACTGAGCTCTGGAACGATCTCTTCAACCTGCCCATCTACGCCCATCCGGGCATCGTCGCCCACACCGAAGGCCTGCAGAACGTTGAGCGCAACCTCACGCAGACCGGCGTTGTGTGGAACGCTGAAGAGTGGACCTGGTAG
- the fdxA gene encoding ferredoxin, with the protein MTYVIALPCVDIKDRACVDECPVDCIYEGERMLYIHPDECVDCGACEPVCPVEAIYYEDDTPEEWSEYYKANVEFFDKIGSPGGAAKMGVINYDHPIVAALPKGIND; encoded by the coding sequence GTGACTTACGTTATTGCGCTTCCCTGCGTCGATATCAAAGACCGGGCCTGCGTGGACGAGTGCCCCGTGGACTGCATCTACGAGGGCGAGCGAATGCTCTACATCCACCCCGATGAGTGCGTGGACTGCGGCGCCTGCGAGCCCGTCTGCCCTGTCGAGGCCATCTACTACGAGGACGACACTCCCGAGGAGTGGTCGGAGTACTACAAGGCGAACGTCGAATTCTTCGACAAGATCGGCTCGCCCGGTGGAGCCGCGAAGATGGGCGTCATCAACTACGACCATCCGATCGTCGCGGCCCTGCCCAAGGGAATCAACGACTGA
- the typA gene encoding translational GTPase TypA codes for MKSTRSDIRNVAIIAHVDHGKTTLVDAMLWQSDVFDSHASVESTGERVMDSGDLEREKGITILAKNTAITYRGPAAAKHGAPDGVTINVVDTPGHADFGGEVERALSMVDGVVLLVDASEGPLPQTRFVLRKALAGRLPVIVVVNKVDRPDSRIDEVVSETTDLLLNLASDLEGDVDETVDVDAILDVPVIYASGKAGRASTVQPEDGTLPDSTDLEPLFDAILANIPAPTFDDEAPVAAQVTNLDASPFLGRLALIRVHSGTIRKGQTLGWRQQDGTMKSARISELLRTVGLDRVPDTEAGPGDIVAIAGIPDITIGDSLVDADNPVDLPKIHVDEPAISLTIGTNTSPLAGKVKGHKLTARQVKDRLDRELVGNVSLRVLPTERPDAWEVQGRGELALAILVEQMRREGFELTVGKPQVVTKLDENGKVLEPYEHMTIDVPEEHLGAVTQLMAGRKGRMTTMTNHGTGWVRMEYTVPSRGLIGFRTYFLTETRGTGIASSLFAGYDEWAGQIESRITGSLIADRQGAVTPFSLLRLEDRGTFFVEPTQEVYEGMVVGENPRAEDMEVNVVREKELTNMRAASADVFESLVPPRRLTLEESLEFIEDDECVEVTPETIRIRKLILDSHERARANRKRAQGR; via the coding sequence GTGAAATCAACTCGCTCAGATATTCGTAACGTCGCCATCATCGCCCACGTCGATCATGGCAAGACAACCCTGGTCGATGCCATGCTGTGGCAGTCGGACGTCTTCGACTCCCACGCCTCCGTCGAATCCACGGGTGAGCGTGTCATGGACTCCGGTGACCTCGAGCGCGAGAAGGGCATCACGATCCTCGCGAAGAACACGGCGATCACGTACCGCGGCCCCGCGGCCGCGAAGCACGGTGCCCCCGACGGCGTGACGATCAACGTTGTCGACACCCCGGGTCACGCCGACTTCGGTGGTGAGGTCGAGCGTGCACTGTCCATGGTCGACGGTGTCGTCCTCCTCGTCGACGCGTCCGAGGGTCCGCTGCCCCAGACGCGCTTCGTCCTCCGCAAGGCTCTCGCCGGGCGCCTGCCCGTCATCGTCGTCGTCAACAAGGTTGACAGGCCCGACTCCCGGATCGATGAGGTCGTCTCCGAGACGACGGACCTCCTCCTCAACCTCGCCTCCGATCTTGAGGGCGACGTCGATGAGACGGTCGACGTCGATGCGATCCTCGACGTGCCGGTCATCTACGCCTCCGGCAAGGCCGGCCGGGCCTCGACCGTTCAGCCCGAGGATGGCACGCTGCCGGACTCGACGGACCTCGAGCCCCTCTTCGACGCGATTCTCGCGAACATCCCTGCGCCCACGTTCGACGATGAGGCGCCGGTCGCCGCACAGGTGACGAACCTCGACGCCTCGCCGTTCCTCGGCAGGCTCGCCCTCATCCGCGTCCACTCGGGCACGATCCGCAAGGGTCAGACGCTCGGCTGGCGCCAGCAGGACGGGACCATGAAGTCGGCGAGGATCTCCGAGCTGCTCCGCACCGTCGGACTCGACCGCGTCCCGGACACGGAGGCGGGCCCGGGCGACATCGTCGCCATCGCCGGCATCCCCGACATCACGATCGGCGACTCTCTTGTCGATGCGGACAACCCCGTCGACCTTCCCAAGATCCATGTCGATGAGCCGGCGATCTCGCTCACGATCGGGACGAACACGTCCCCGCTGGCCGGCAAGGTCAAGGGCCATAAGCTGACGGCGCGTCAGGTCAAGGACCGTCTCGACCGCGAGCTCGTCGGCAACGTCTCCCTGCGGGTGCTGCCCACCGAGCGTCCCGACGCGTGGGAGGTGCAGGGCAGGGGCGAGCTCGCGCTCGCCATCCTCGTCGAGCAGATGAGGAGAGAGGGCTTCGAGCTGACCGTCGGCAAGCCGCAGGTCGTGACGAAGCTCGACGAGAACGGCAAGGTCTTGGAGCCGTACGAGCACATGACGATCGACGTGCCCGAGGAGCATCTCGGTGCCGTCACGCAGCTGATGGCGGGCCGCAAGGGCCGGATGACGACGATGACGAACCACGGCACCGGCTGGGTCCGCATGGAGTACACCGTCCCGTCGCGCGGCCTCATCGGCTTCCGCACCTACTTCCTCACCGAGACCCGCGGCACCGGCATCGCCTCCTCGCTCTTCGCCGGCTACGACGAGTGGGCGGGCCAGATCGAATCCCGCATCACCGGCTCCCTCATCGCCGACCGTCAGGGCGCGGTCACCCCGTTCTCCCTCCTGCGCCTCGAGGACCGCGGCACCTTCTTCGTCGAACCCACCCAGGAGGTCTACGAGGGTATGGTCGTCGGCGAGAACCCGCGCGCCGAGGACATGGAGGTCAACGTGGTGAGGGAGAAGGAGCTGACGAACATGCGTGCCGCCTCGGCCGACGTGTTCGAATCGCTCGTCCCGCCGCGCAGGCTCACCCTCGAGGAGTCGCTCGAGTTCATCGAGGACGACGAGTGCGTCGAGGTCACGCCTGAGACGATCCGCATCCGCAAGCTCATCCTCGACTCGCACGAGCGGGCCCGCGCCAACCGCAAGCGGGCCCAGGGCCGGTAG
- a CDS encoding ABC transporter ATP-binding protein, whose translation MIFGSSKAKKDREAHRQAGRKDIVKVHEKTDHPVLSFSDLDVQFGTEFGRVHAVRGVDIDIHPGEVVALVGESGSGKSVTSMSALGLLPGNAAVDGEITVAGHAVRSMSARGWRRLRGVDIAMVFQEPMTALNPVLTIGTQITEALELHEIAYGSAAEARAVELLRMVGIDNPEGRIKQYPHELSGGQRQRVVIAIAISCNPAVIVADEPTTALDVTVQADILDLLRSLKDKLNTGILLITHSMGVVADMADRVHVMFRGNIVESGSVTEVLNHPKHPYTQRLLRAVPHLGQGRAQFGLKELTKDSLDLSKTVLQAKDLIVEYDVWGKEPFRAVDEVSFDVAEREIVGLVGESGSGKSTIGKCILGLQPAAGGEVKLFGQNMIGRNKEEQKAVRKDVGVIFQDPAASLNPRFPVGDTIAEPLVVHRVGTKQEQQDRVYELLDAVQLPRSTFNRFPHELSGGQRQRVSIARALALNPALLIADEPTSALDVSVQATVLKMLAELQDEFGFACLFISHDLAVVDLMANRVVVLQNGKVVEQGLCADVLHDPKQEYTKRLIAAAPVPEPLEQKRRREERHRLLREFGEDISELKI comes from the coding sequence ATGATCTTCGGCAGCAGCAAAGCGAAGAAGGACCGCGAGGCCCACCGCCAGGCGGGCCGCAAGGACATCGTCAAGGTCCACGAGAAGACGGACCACCCGGTTCTGTCGTTCAGTGACCTCGACGTTCAGTTCGGCACGGAGTTCGGTCGTGTCCACGCCGTCCGCGGCGTCGACATCGACATCCATCCCGGTGAAGTGGTCGCCCTCGTGGGCGAGTCCGGCTCCGGCAAGTCCGTGACCTCGATGTCGGCCCTCGGCCTGCTTCCCGGCAACGCGGCCGTCGACGGTGAGATCACCGTGGCCGGACACGCGGTGCGGTCGATGTCGGCGAGGGGATGGCGTCGCCTGCGCGGCGTGGATATCGCCATGGTGTTCCAGGAGCCGATGACGGCCCTCAACCCGGTTCTCACGATCGGTACGCAGATCACCGAGGCTCTTGAGCTTCACGAGATCGCGTACGGCAGTGCGGCAGAGGCTCGCGCAGTCGAGCTGCTCCGCATGGTCGGCATCGACAACCCCGAGGGCCGCATCAAGCAGTACCCGCACGAGCTCTCGGGCGGTCAGCGCCAGCGCGTCGTCATCGCGATCGCGATCTCCTGCAATCCCGCAGTCATCGTTGCCGATGAGCCGACCACGGCTCTCGATGTGACGGTTCAGGCCGATATCCTCGACCTGCTGCGCTCCCTCAAGGACAAGCTCAACACCGGCATCCTCCTCATCACCCACTCGATGGGCGTCGTGGCGGATATGGCGGACCGTGTTCACGTCATGTTCCGCGGCAACATCGTCGAGTCCGGCAGCGTGACCGAGGTCCTCAACCATCCGAAGCACCCGTACACGCAGCGCCTCCTGCGGGCTGTCCCGCACCTCGGCCAGGGCCGCGCCCAGTTCGGTCTCAAGGAGCTGACGAAGGACTCGCTCGACCTGTCGAAGACCGTCCTTCAGGCGAAGGACCTCATCGTCGAGTACGACGTGTGGGGCAAAGAGCCGTTCCGGGCCGTCGACGAGGTGTCGTTCGATGTCGCCGAACGTGAGATCGTCGGTCTCGTCGGCGAGTCCGGCTCCGGCAAGTCGACCATCGGCAAGTGCATCCTCGGCCTCCAGCCCGCAGCCGGCGGCGAGGTCAAGCTGTTCGGCCAGAACATGATCGGCCGGAACAAGGAGGAGCAGAAGGCAGTCCGTAAGGATGTCGGCGTCATCTTCCAGGACCCGGCCGCCTCCCTCAACCCGCGCTTCCCCGTGGGTGACACGATCGCTGAGCCGCTCGTCGTCCACAGGGTCGGCACCAAGCAGGAGCAGCAGGACCGAGTCTACGAGCTGCTCGATGCCGTCCAGCTGCCGCGGTCGACCTTCAACAGGTTCCCGCACGAGCTGTCCGGCGGTCAGCGCCAGCGTGTGTCGATCGCCCGTGCGCTCGCCCTCAACCCGGCCCTCCTCATCGCTGATGAGCCGACCTCGGCTCTCGACGTGTCGGTCCAGGCCACGGTGCTCAAGATGCTGGCTGAACTGCAGGATGAGTTCGGCTTCGCCTGCCTCTTCATCTCCCACGATCTCGCAGTCGTCGACCTCATGGCCAACCGTGTCGTCGTCCTGCAGAACGGCAAGGTCGTCGAGCAGGGTCTGTGTGCGGACGTCCTCCACGATCCCAAGCAGGAGTACACCAAGCGTCTCATCGCCGCCGCTCCGGTTCCGGAGCCGCTCGAGCAGAAGCGCCGCCGCGAGGAGCGCCACAGGCTCCTGCGGGAGTTCGGCGAGGACATCTCCGAGCTCAAGATCTGA
- a CDS encoding VanW family protein, which translates to MTWNDEWIVDDEGPAERERRLWPWILAGAAALLAVIYIVAAFWFAGRIPGNTTVAGVEVGGMSEADAARTIEAELDDVVQEPVPVTIVGTDITGEIDPTGTGVAIDGDATVDGITGLSFNPAHLCRHLSGSAELEPVVTIDEKALAAEIDRLNEQLGAEPSNATISFAGSTIQTEPQVDGTGIDVDSAVAVLSSGWLSATRPIELEAVDLEPTITDEDVERVRDEQAEPLVAAPLTVTVGEREVVLRPIDLAAAASFEEVEGELAMMLDEQELVDLVVEGAGDDLNAPRDAEILIEDHAVGPVIKPSEKGMVIDREATGEAIAQVATTETRTVAAVVSEEDPEFTTADAEALGIKEVVSEISTPLTNDPVRTENLIVGTAKTNNTLIRPGETFSLLERLGPITEENGFVSSGVVMDGFNSTALGGGLSQLSTNTFNIGYRAGMEDIAHQPHSKYFDRYPMGVEATVWQPTVDMKWRNTSPYGVLVETWVEGGEVRSRLWSTSYYSVDITVSEPYNFRQPTTEVNTSPDCEPYGAGGPGFTVDVRRTVTREGEMIFNNAYSWTYQPVHAAVCG; encoded by the coding sequence ATGACGTGGAATGACGAGTGGATCGTCGACGACGAGGGACCGGCAGAACGGGAGAGGCGGCTGTGGCCGTGGATCCTCGCAGGAGCAGCAGCCCTCCTCGCAGTTATCTATATCGTCGCCGCCTTCTGGTTCGCCGGTCGCATCCCGGGCAACACCACCGTCGCCGGCGTTGAGGTCGGCGGCATGTCAGAGGCTGATGCGGCCAGGACGATCGAGGCCGAGCTCGACGACGTCGTCCAGGAGCCTGTCCCCGTTACGATCGTGGGCACCGACATCACCGGCGAGATCGACCCAACCGGGACGGGCGTTGCCATCGACGGTGACGCGACCGTCGACGGCATCACCGGGCTGTCCTTCAACCCGGCGCACCTGTGCCGCCACCTGAGCGGATCGGCTGAGCTCGAACCCGTCGTCACCATCGACGAGAAGGCGCTCGCCGCCGAGATCGACCGACTCAACGAGCAGCTCGGCGCAGAGCCGTCGAACGCGACGATCTCTTTCGCAGGCTCGACGATCCAGACAGAGCCCCAGGTCGACGGCACCGGTATCGATGTCGACAGCGCCGTCGCGGTGCTCAGCAGCGGTTGGCTGTCGGCGACTCGGCCGATCGAGCTTGAGGCCGTCGACCTTGAGCCGACCATTACTGACGAGGATGTCGAGCGGGTCCGAGACGAGCAGGCGGAGCCGCTCGTCGCCGCGCCGCTCACGGTCACCGTCGGCGAGCGCGAGGTCGTCCTCAGGCCGATCGATCTTGCCGCAGCCGCGTCATTCGAGGAGGTCGAGGGCGAGCTGGCGATGATGCTCGACGAGCAGGAGCTGGTCGACCTCGTCGTCGAGGGTGCGGGTGACGACCTCAACGCACCGAGAGACGCTGAGATCCTCATCGAGGACCATGCCGTCGGCCCCGTTATCAAGCCCAGCGAGAAGGGCATGGTCATCGACCGGGAGGCGACCGGCGAGGCCATCGCCCAGGTCGCGACGACTGAGACCCGCACGGTCGCCGCGGTCGTGAGCGAGGAGGATCCTGAGTTCACGACGGCGGATGCTGAGGCACTCGGCATCAAAGAGGTTGTCTCGGAGATCTCGACACCGCTGACGAACGACCCTGTGCGCACGGAGAACCTCATCGTCGGCACCGCGAAGACGAATAACACACTCATCCGCCCCGGCGAGACCTTCTCGCTCCTCGAGCGGCTCGGACCGATCACGGAGGAGAACGGCTTCGTCTCCTCCGGGGTGGTCATGGACGGATTCAACTCGACCGCGCTCGGCGGCGGGCTCTCGCAGCTGTCGACCAATACGTTCAACATCGGTTACAGGGCCGGCATGGAGGACATCGCTCACCAGCCGCACTCGAAGTACTTCGACCGGTACCCGATGGGGGTGGAGGCCACCGTCTGGCAGCCCACAGTTGACATGAAGTGGCGCAATACCAGCCCGTACGGTGTGCTCGTCGAGACGTGGGTTGAGGGCGGCGAGGTTCGCTCCCGGCTCTGGTCGACGTCGTACTACAGCGTCGACATCACCGTCTCGGAGCCCTATAACTTCCGCCAGCCCACGACCGAGGTCAACACCTCACCGGACTGCGAGCCCTATGGGGCGGGCGGGCCCGGCTTCACGGTGGACGTGCGTCGCACCGTCACCCGGGAGGGTGAGATGATCTTCAACAACGCGTACTCGTGGACATATCAGCCGGTCCACGCCGCGGTCTGTGGTTAG
- a CDS encoding ABC transporter permease, with protein MDNTDPKAHMAAVGNFNVAELDDEVLDSTTNKSYSQGQLVLRRFLRHRAAMISLVVFLFIIVLAFSSIGFGPVPGWWKYGYESTHPIVNDRAPTLGWFTLGEHPMGQDTAGKDYFALIMRGTQRSIIIAFIVGIVSTLIGTIIGALSGYLRGWVETILMRMTDLFIVIPLLLLAAVVGQLASERLGGGIIMLALLLGFLSWTSLARLVRGEVLSLREREFVYAAQALGASTPRIIIKHILPNALGTIIVSATLAIAAAILLETSLSFLGFGVKSPDTSLGLLISQYQQKFSSQPWLFYWPAGFILAIALSVNFIGDGLRDAFDPRQKGKAKRFKKVAKA; from the coding sequence ATGGACAACACCGATCCGAAGGCCCACATGGCGGCTGTGGGAAATTTCAACGTCGCCGAACTCGATGACGAGGTTTTGGATTCGACGACGAATAAGTCGTACTCGCAGGGCCAGCTCGTCCTGCGGCGCTTCCTCCGCCACCGCGCGGCGATGATCTCGCTCGTGGTCTTCCTCTTCATCATCGTCCTCGCCTTCTCCTCGATCGGCTTCGGCCCCGTGCCGGGCTGGTGGAAGTACGGCTACGAGTCGACGCACCCGATCGTCAATGATCGTGCGCCCACCCTCGGCTGGTTCACGCTCGGTGAGCACCCGATGGGTCAGGACACGGCGGGCAAGGACTACTTCGCGCTCATCATGCGCGGTACGCAGCGCTCGATCATCATCGCCTTCATCGTCGGCATCGTCTCAACTCTTATCGGCACGATCATCGGCGCCCTGTCGGGTTACCTGCGCGGCTGGGTCGAGACGATCCTCATGCGCATGACCGATCTCTTCATCGTCATCCCGCTGCTCCTCCTCGCGGCCGTCGTCGGCCAGCTCGCCAGCGAGCGCCTCGGAGGCGGCATCATCATGCTCGCCCTCCTGCTCGGCTTCCTCTCGTGGACGTCCCTGGCCCGCCTCGTGCGCGGCGAGGTGCTGTCACTCCGTGAGCGCGAGTTCGTCTATGCGGCGCAGGCGCTGGGTGCTTCGACGCCCCGCATCATCATCAAGCACATCCTCCCGAACGCCCTCGGCACGATCATCGTCTCGGCGACGCTCGCCATCGCGGCCGCGATCCTCCTGGAGACGTCGCTGTCGTTCCTCGGCTTCGGCGTCAAGTCCCCCGACACGTCACTCGGCCTGCTGATCTCGCAGTACCAGCAGAAGTTCTCGAGCCAGCCGTGGCTGTTCTATTGGCCCGCGGGCTTCATCCTCGCGATCGCCCTGTCCGTCAACTTCATCGGCGACGGCCTGCGCGATGCGTTCGATCCCCGCCAGAAGGGCAAAGCCAAGCGATTCAAGAAGGTGGCCAAGGCATGA
- a CDS encoding ABC transporter permease: MILFFASFLVYGLTVHSGDPLADLREQNDANRQNRIDQRVAQMRLNDPWIVRYGDWLRGILGCVRLQCDFGENRSGQDVNALLANAAESTIRLVLLATILGILVGVFFGVMAAIRQYSGFDYSVTFIAFVFYSLPAFVFAVLLKEFGAIRFNNWLAEPAFNTVFIVLVAGIFAVFVQAIIAGPMKNRIISGAVAFAAAAAVFVILDVTDWVDNPIAGLWMPITTGIAAAVMFTALLSSITNRRAIFSALGSAGAMVLLVVIFAERLEQPTWTFLIVLLLAGVALAVVISQVFGGYAKRSITWASIWTVVSVGFAVLVDYLARNWSDYVELVRGRPISTIGSMSPNFRGADDFWLSLLDTSTHLILPTLSLTLMSVASYTRYTRSSMLEVLGQDYVRTARAKGLPEHTVMTRHAFRNALLPITTIVAFDFASLIGGAVITEKVFGWKGMGELFETGLRNVDPDPVMAFFIVTGGIAVLMNMLADIMYAYIDPRIRR; the protein is encoded by the coding sequence ATGATTCTCTTTTTCGCATCGTTCCTGGTCTATGGCCTGACGGTCCACTCGGGCGACCCTCTTGCGGATCTTCGCGAACAGAACGATGCCAATCGACAGAACCGCATCGATCAGCGCGTCGCTCAGATGCGGCTGAACGACCCCTGGATAGTCCGCTACGGGGACTGGCTCCGAGGAATCCTCGGCTGCGTCCGCCTCCAGTGTGACTTCGGTGAGAACCGCTCCGGACAGGACGTCAACGCGCTGCTCGCCAATGCTGCCGAGTCGACGATTCGCCTCGTCCTGCTCGCGACGATCCTCGGCATCCTCGTCGGTGTCTTCTTCGGCGTCATGGCAGCGATCCGCCAGTACTCCGGCTTCGACTACAGCGTCACCTTCATCGCCTTTGTCTTCTACTCGCTGCCGGCATTCGTCTTCGCGGTGCTCCTCAAGGAGTTCGGCGCGATCCGATTCAACAACTGGTTGGCGGAACCAGCGTTCAACACAGTCTTCATTGTGTTGGTGGCGGGCATCTTCGCTGTCTTCGTCCAGGCGATCATCGCCGGACCGATGAAGAACCGGATCATCAGCGGGGCCGTCGCCTTCGCAGCCGCCGCCGCGGTCTTCGTCATTCTCGACGTGACCGACTGGGTCGACAACCCCATCGCAGGCCTGTGGATGCCGATCACGACGGGCATCGCAGCAGCTGTCATGTTCACAGCTCTGCTGTCCAGCATCACCAACCGACGCGCGATCTTCAGCGCGCTCGGCTCGGCCGGCGCGATGGTCCTGCTCGTCGTCATCTTCGCCGAGCGTCTCGAGCAGCCGACGTGGACGTTCCTCATCGTTCTCCTGCTCGCCGGCGTTGCCCTCGCAGTCGTCATCAGCCAGGTCTTCGGCGGATACGCGAAGCGCTCAATCACATGGGCGAGCATCTGGACTGTCGTCTCGGTCGGCTTCGCCGTCCTCGTCGACTACCTTGCGCGCAACTGGTCCGACTATGTCGAGCTGGTTCGGGGTCGCCCGATCTCAACGATCGGCTCGATGTCACCGAACTTCCGGGGTGCCGACGACTTCTGGCTGTCCCTTCTCGACACCTCGACGCACCTCATTCTCCCGACGCTGTCGCTCACCCTCATGTCGGTGGCCTCGTACACGCGATACACGCGGTCGTCGATGCTCGAGGTGCTCGGACAGGACTACGTCCGTACGGCCCGCGCCAAGGGACTCCCCGAGCACACGGTCATGACGCGCCATGCCTTCCGCAACGCTCTTCTTCCCATCACCACCATCGTCGCCTTCGACTTCGCCTCCCTCATCGGCGGCGCCGTCATCACAGAGAAGGTGTTCGGCTGGAAGGGCATGGGTGAGCTGTTCGAGACGGGCCTGAGGAATGTCGACCCGGACCCGGTCATGGCCTTCTTCATCGTGACGGGCGGTATCGCCGTGCTCATGAACATGCTGGCCGACATCATGTACGCGTACATCGACCCGAGGATCAGACGGTGA